In Monodelphis domestica isolate mMonDom1 chromosome 1, mMonDom1.pri, whole genome shotgun sequence, the sequence ttttttcccctaagaTGTCCAATACCAATTTTCATGTTAATAACTGAAAAATCTGCTCTTTGTACATTCTGAATGTAATAGCATGAACAAGTATGTGTGTTTCAGCAGATAAATATGTTAGGTTTTTTAGTGGGGAAATAACAAGGTTGCTGTTTTGATCAGTATTATATCTAGTGAAATTCTGGTAttgataggaaataattaaatttgcAATAAATTCAtgagtttttaaagaaaaaaaacaaaaacaaaaaaccttataacaaaaacagaaaagttgacttcacatgtataactgagaTAGAGTCAGGAGAGAAAGAccatttagaactcaaaaaaaattttaaatgaatgttaaagtttttaaaaatgtaactgggaaatatttagcaaaataaaaatatagtttaaaaattcACAGGAAAGTAAAATTTCATGTTGGCTGTGTTTAAAAATCTGTCATTCTGCACCTTGAGTTCATCACCTTTATGACAAGAAACTGATACCTtgtttttttattagttttttttttaaacccttaccttctgtcttggaatcaatactgtgtattggttccaaggcagaagaatgataagggctaggcaatggggcccagggtcacacagccaggaagtatctgaggtcaaatttgaacccaggacctcctgtctctaggcctgactctcaatccactgagccacccagctgtcccccattaGTCTTCTGAAATTGTGGATTGATGGAAATCTTAGAGCACTTGGTCTGGATTTCTCCTTTGCCACAATTACTGGTGGTTCccctattttacattttttgtctATTTGTAGCATCTCCCTTCCCTACATCAGAACATAAACTCTTTAAAGGTAGGAACTTACATTACTGTCATCTTTGAATTTTCCATAAATGTATGTTGAATTGTATTCTTGAAAGAGGAAATTCTCTACTCCTATCACCAACCCTACCCTATCATCGAATTGTCGGGTTTCAAAGGTAGCCTAGGGCTaatgacctctctctctctctctctctctctctctctctctctctctctctctctctctctctctctctctctccctctctctctctccctctctctccctctctccctctctctctctctctctctctctcctccctctctctctctctctctctccctctccctctctctctctctccttctctctctctccctctctctctctctctctctccctctctctctctctccctctctctctctccctctctctctctctctctctctctctctccctctctctctctctccctctctctccctctctccctccctctctctccctctctttctctctccctctctccctccctctctctctctccctctctctctctctctccctctctccctccctctctctctctccctctctctctctctctccctctctttctctctgtccctctctccctcccccctccctccctctctttcctatccttctccctctcccttcctctcctcctctcccccctctctccttatcctctcctccctctttctctccctctttcctccctcttcctccctcttgtcccccccccctttgtctctgcctcagtctctcttcccccaccctcaGTATTTTCTGTGGACTTCTGCCGGGTGAGATAGTGGGGAGAAAGCCTTGAAACGAAGTCAGGAGACCGAGTTCAGATCCCAGCTCTGACCCTAGCCTTGAAACTTTGGTCAAATCTCTTAAAACTCTccgcctcagttttctcctgtgtaaaatgggggcaataatatCTTCATCGCCCCCCTCCTTCTTAGGGGTGTTGTAAGGAAAGCTTTATCTTCAAGAATTATGGAAATAAGAAGTATTTACTCTCCGAGGGCTGGAGCTAGTCCCAGTTTTTAGGGAGCAGGGGCAGGGAGGGGTCTGTGGGCACTGGCCCTGCCTCACTTACGAGGCAGAATCACGACGGTTCAAGGCCACCGGTTGGTCAGAGGCGCTTCCCCCACCACTCTGGCTGGCCTCGTTGTGGGCCCCATCGCTGTCGAAAGTAGGGACCATCCGGGTGAAAAGGGCGGCCAAGCCCCGGAGCCCGCCGCTCCGACGGGAGGCGAAGGCGTACAGCAGAGGGTTGATACAGCTGCTCAAGAAGATCAGAGGCCCCGAGGCGCTGTGGCCCACGTAGGCCACAGAGCGTAGCCAGTCGGCCAGCTCTTCGGACGAGTCTTCCAGCAGCTCGGCAGCCACGGACACCCCGTTAGATACGTGATAGGGAAGCCAGAAGCCGGCGAAGGCCATCACCACGGCAGCCACGATGCGGCCGGCGCGGCGCTTGGAGGGGTGGCACAGCGTGCGCAGACGACTACGGAAGCAGGCAGAACAGATGGCAATGACAGTGAAGGGCCCCACGAAGCCCGCCACCGTCTCCAGTAGGAGGAGCGTCACCAACTGCCGGCCAGACGAGAATTGGCGATTCAGGCAGCTGCTGGGGTCCGCCGTGAGCGGGGCGGGCGCCGCCAGCGCCAGGGAGACCACCCACAGGAGCCCCAGCACCCTGCGCGTTCCGGCCCGCCGCCACCAGCGTTGCAGGTGGAAGGGGCGGCTGAGAGCCGCTACGCGCTCGGCACTCAGCAACGTAACGAGCAGTACGCCCGAGAACATGGAACCGTTCACCAGCCACACCAGGACCCGGCACGCGGAGGGTCCCAGGTTCCAGACGCCAGTTAGCCCGTGGATCCAGAAAGGCACCGTCACCAGCGCCAGCAGGTCGGCGGCCGCCAGGTTGAGGATGAGCAGCACCGTGGGCTGAGGAGTTTTCATCTTTCGGCACACTGTCCACACCACTGCCAGATTGCCCGGGACGCCCAAGATAAACGCCAAGCCCAGGACGACACAGGCCACCGGGCGGACCACATTCAAAGCCATCGGGAAGTCAAACTCTCCGCTAGACTCGTCTGAACCCATGCTGGGGGACGGCGGACGCCAATCCTGGGCTGGCTCCGAGACAGGACGCGCAGAGTACCCTAGACACACTGCCCAGCCTCCGGCTTCGCCCTGCCGCCCGCGAGAAACTGGGGAAGTGTGGACCTTATCTTTTACTTTCGTCCAGCGGGTTCCGCCCCTTCTCTGTAGCTCCTGGAGAAGCTGAGGGCCCCCCAAGGCCAATCTCCGCCCCTCGGTGTGTGTGAATGGGTCGAGCAACAAGAGATGGGAAGCGTTTAAACCGGGGAGATGCAGGCAGGCAGAACGAGGAGGGAGGCTGGGAATAGTTTGGTCGTTGCCCTCGGTCAGTGGTACCCTTCGTTATCCAATGTTATCTTACTGGTGTGGTGTCTGTTTGTGTGTTTTGTGTATGTatgttatatgtatgtgtattgtacatatatgtgtgtatgggagaattgtgtgtgtgtgtgtgtgtgtgtgtgtgtgtgtgtgtgtgtgagagagagagagagagagagagagagagagagagagagagagagagagagagagagagagagagagagagagagaagcaccTCCAGTTGGGTCCTGGTGTGGCTGATGCAAATTCCCGTGGGGCTATATAGGGTCAATCCTCTTTTCCTAGATAGAGATAGGTCTGTCTGCAATAGTTCTCCTTGCTGGATCACTGTTATTAATCCTGGACCTCAAgaaggaccctgggcaagtccttttgctttaatccactggagaaggaaatggcagatcattcCAGtacttttgctaagaaaatctcataTGGAATCACAATAAGTTCTATAAGACTGAACAACTGAATGATAACAACAAAATTGGGAAGGAAGAATCCAAACCTCTGTCAAAAGAatgagttatttatttttatttttgaattgaacaattttatttagttaattaagaatattttcccatgtgttatatgattcatgttctttccctctcctacccagtaattccactgggttttacatgtgtcattgatcaagacctatttccatattattgatatttgtttacactagggtgatcctttagaaatcttcatccccaatcatatccccatcaacccatgtgatcaagcagggttttttttttctgtgtttctattcccacagttcttcctctaaatgtggatagcaaGAAGGAGTTATTTAAAGAGTTAGGGAAGAGGGTGGCAGAAGCTGGGGAAAGAACCCTGCAATTTTGTTTTTGGAAACCAGAGATAAATTAAGAGAAGAAAGGGCAGCCTGATCCCTCCACCTGATACCCTTTCTGAGATTTACTAGAGGAGAGGAGATACCAGAGAATTGCCTCAACAGCCCTAGTTGAGACAGACAAGAGCAGAAAAGCCTTGACCCCTATCTAGAGCTGATGATCTCCCCAACTGCCATTtcatcaatgacttggatgaatGCCTAGACCAAATTTGCAGATGGTGAGAAACTGGGAAAGATTACAGTAAATACATGATATGACAGAATTGCAGAATCTCAGgatgttggagctggaaggaaccttagaagtcatttggTTCCACTTCCTCATTTTTGCCAAGAAGGACACCGAgactcagagaaatgaagtgcTTTTCTGGGGTTCTCACAGTCCTGGTCTCCTTCAAGTCAAgagttctttctactacatcagACTCTAAGAATCAGACTGGGTTAGTGGACTGAAgtcaataagatatttaataaaggTCCCTGTAAAatcttgattttaatttttttcattcttttgaatttatttattaattgaatgcTAGAATAAAATTTGGTACAATTTAATCAGAATGTTTATACCACTAGTCATTATagggttgtttttatttcctGACAATGATGTTACCTTCACAGAGACTTTGAGTCTCCTTCAGATAATTTCAAGTTTCTACAGCTGGATGACTTTTAgtcttgatttttaattttaaaaattgccaaGATGACTATAGAATGTTGGATAAAagttgcaaaatgaggataataatagcgcctacctcctaggattgtgaTGTCcagagataacatatataaaatgctttgtacacTTTTTGGGTAGTTTTACCCTTCaaagaagaccagtgacatcatgggtgGTGTCTTGACTTTTGAATGAGTTGGATTTAACTGAGACAGAGTTGCTCAAGGTCATCTGCCTTATTGTCTCTTCTGGAGTCATAGAAGTCCattggcaagacagaagtcaggatgactggcaatagCTCAGAATATGGTAGATGTCCTTGGCATCTTCAGTATCTGACCAAGCTGTGCCTTCTTTGCTCCACAGCCCTGCCTTCTACTGCCTTCATACTCTTGACAAAAATTATTCTTACCTGCCTATTCCAATGGGGGAAGTCTTCACTGGCTTGGGGTATCTACACACCCACCTTAATCACTGAAGGGTTTGAGATTACACCTAACCTGGTTTAGTCCATTTGCCAAGACAGTTTTGCTGAGGTGTGACTGCTGCACATACTACAGCTTTGTACCCCTTAGAGTATTCTACTAGGTgttgtatttattaaataaagatatttataatatctttattgttattattatgtggGAGATATGGCtacagtgggtttttttttttatccttactttatgtcttagaaatTGTATCAGGTCACTtggtttgatggggacatgattggggatgtagactctaaaccatcaccctagtgcaattatcaataatatggaaataggtcttgatcaatgacacatgtaaaacccagtggaattgagcatgggctacaggaggggggtgggaggaggagagggaaagaacatgaatcatgtaaccatggaaaattattctaaataaattaaataaaatttttcaaaaaaacaaacaagacctTACCGAgacagatgggtggctcagtggattaagagccagactcagatgggggtggtggtggtcttggcttcaaatctgacctcagacacttcccagttgtgtgaccctgggcaagtcacttagcccccattgcctagcccttactgctcttctgccttggaaccaatacacagtattgatccaagatagaaggtaaagttttCAAAAACAATAATTTAATGAAACAGGAAAGACCCGATCCACGTAAATACTTGTGATAGGAAAGGGTGATAATTAACATGTGAACTAGAGTAAACatgcagaaagagacagaatttTGGTCATGGCCAGCATGGATGTTTGTTTTGCAGGATTATTTATTTCAAGGGTTttggttcctttccttttttctttttccctagtagggtgggggagagagagaaaaaaaaatgcttgttaaggTGTTTGAAAAgcacagtcattttttttttgcagttgcaaattttctcccttcctctctccccttctcctgtCCTGCCTAGAagggaggaaaaacaaaacccattacaaatatgtatagtcatgcaaaacaaaatcCCACATTAACCCTGCTTATTAactaaacaaaattaatttttaaaagccatgCAAAAATATAGGTCCAGGCAAAGAGCTGTATGATGAAAGAGTAagtcattttgcctcagtttaccatAGACTGGAGGAAGGGACAAGGGCAGAAGGAAATCGTCAGGGAGGAAATGGTTGGTTTTTATCCTTTATATTGGAAGAgaatcaaaatgacatcactatgttaGAGTCTTTGTACAgtgactgtggctgatcagaccaatatgagctgGGAAGGCTCTCCCACATTGGGCACAAATAGCCCATGTGAACATCTGAGATGGAGGGAAAATGGTACCTTTAAAGGGACTGGggaggtggggcagctaggtggctcaacagATTGACAGCCAGGTtcagagatggaggtcctaggttcaaacctggcctcagatacttcctagctgtgtggccctattcaagtcacttaacctccattgcccagcccttatcactcttctgccttagaaccaagatggaaggtaagggtttaaaaaaataaataaaaagattggaCTGGGTCTCCGTACATCTTTGTTTTCTTGAGAACCCCTTTATACAAATCCAATTGCACATAATGAGATTTACTTTTCCTCCCACAACATCCCCTTTTCACCTGGGATAATGATATTAATCATCTAATTCATTCCAGTTTGGGTTCCTCTTTTTTGATTATTTATAAAGAGAAGGGGATAAACAAATGAGTCAAGCTGATATTACCAGATTAACAGTCAGAAGGGAACAGGTTGGACTTGGGGGCACAtcttgggagagagagaggaagaaaggggaaaagaaacctGAATATTTTGGGTCAGggaaggagatggagggagaCCTGGAGGAGAGATGGCTTAATCTCACTTTAGACACACCCTGGATCCTCCTATGTTAGGGTTGAGTGAAATattacaaatcacttaatcctggaATCCCCCCAATACACACACACTTCAATTTATTTTACCTTTCCTTAAGTTTCCTCATTATAATCCCTCTTTTCCTATAACAAAAATCCTATTGATGCTGATAATCCCTGTGTCTCAGACCAAATTGCATGTGTCTACACCCACTGGCTTTGTATGACCTGCCTCTCTCATTAAAGCCAATGgactaaaaaaaaccaaaccaaacaaaaacaaaaccaacccttctgtcctagaatccaTACTCTGTTTTAGTTTTatggtagaagagcaataagggctaggcaatgggggttaagtgacttgcccagggtcattcctTGATGGAAATACATGAAGGGTTGTCTCCTGGAAGAGGGAACAGATTTGTTCCCACACCGGACAGACAGTGAAGACTAATTGTGCTGACATCTAGGGAAGGGCTTTCTAGCAATGAGAGCTGTCTAACAGTGAAATTGGGCAACCAGTGAGGTAGTGAGTTCACTGGAAATGCTGAAGTAATCTGGTCAATAGTCATAGCTTATATttccattgtattttatttatttatttttaaatatttttccgtggttactcgattcatgttctctccctcccctcttccttcccctctcttggagccaacaagcaattcaactgggttttacaatttccatattagtcatttttgtaatagagtaatctattaaaaccaaaaccccaaatcccgTACCCataaaaaccagagataaaccatatgttttccttctgcatttctactcccacagttctttctcttgatgtggatagcattctttcccataagtcccacagagttgtcctgaatcattgcattgctatcagtagcaaagtcgattacatttgataaaatgtttcagttactgtgtaccatgtccttctggttctgctcctttcattctgcatcagttcatggaggtcttcccagtttttatagaaatcaaagcACAGTCGTATTCCATTACCATcgtataccacgatttgttcagtcattccccaattgagggatacccccctcattttccattttttttgccaccacaaagagcacagctatgactatattttatatatattaaaactcttaccttctgctttagaatcagtactgtgtattggttccaaggcagaagagcaataagggctaggtaattggggttaagtgacttggccagggccacacagttggatgtgtctgaggtctgatttgaatccaggacctcttatttctaggtctggctcccaatccactgagctatgcagctgcccctatgaatatttttgtacaacttttttttattattattattatctctttggggtatcgTACTTTAAAGTTCATCATGCTTTTTCCTCACAGTGTCCCTGGGAGGTAGGGGAAAGCAAGTatcatttccccattttatagaaaaggaaccTGAGTCTCAGAAAGAGTAACAGAGTAATAGAGCAAGTAAtagagaagaaattcaaattcCATTCATCTGACTCAGAGCAAGACTATGTCCTCTACACTTCAGCCACACAAGAATAGAAATTGTAGATGAGATTCCTTGAAGGGGAAAGACCTTGTACCTGATCTCCTCTATTGTCGCTTCCACATCAAGAATCTGTGATTAtctgctctactgcaaatatgaataacatggaagtaggttttgaacaatgatacatgtataacccagtggaactgcttgttggctttgggaggggaagggaggaaaaagcagggggtggggaatcatgaatcatagaaaaatgttctaaataaattttttttaaaaatctgtgattctcaggagcaggtaggtggctcagtggactaagtGGACTAAGATCTGAACCTAGAGTAAGGGGGCAGCCAGAGAAGTCGAAAGActgagatgaggaaggaagagaattccatTCATGAGGGACAGCTCATGAAAAtgcttggagtcaagagatggaAGATTTTGGGTGAGGAACAATCTGGGGGCCAATGCCACTGGATCTCAGAGTACATGGAGAGAAGCAacatgtaagaagactagaaagctAGGTGACGGCCAAGTTATGAtggactttgaatgccagaatGAGGATTTTATAATTACAATTTACAATTTgaaagggagccactggagtttattgaatggtgGAGTGACTCTGTttgaaaaatgtgaattttaaaaataatattcattaactaagtattatattttaaaagttttattaataataactagggcaaaggaactgcctgacttcagccaggttgcaggtccaagagagagagagggaggagttccagccacttaaatacaatcacgcaaaacatggggatgcaggaaaagggaattttgggaaatactaagggacttctgggggatgaagtccaaaggctcaaaatctccatttatgcaaaaacaaatgaaaaaccaaaCCCAGCTGGGATATCCATACTAATGGGCTCTTttgtattgtaatttcttttttattaaactgTGAAAGTTCATGAGAATAAATACTACctttagcaatttttaaaaaagctgaaTATGGGACATAGCAAGCAATTTTGAGATTAACCCTCCATAATTTGTCCTGTCACAGTTGTTCctcaagtccctctcacaggactCCAATATTTCCCTCTGTACAAAGGCATTCTGGTGATTagagtagaaagaaagaagggaagaagggaagggaaatacttttgAAAAGAGAAGCCAGTGAGCCTCTGTGCCTGCTTTTACTTGATTCCTTGATGTCCCTGACTCTCTTGCTGCTTCTCTCATTTCTTATGGTTGCAATCCTACCCATACCCATGAATCCCCTGTGATCCAGATGTCAAGGAAACAGCAAACTTGTCCTGTAAAAAAAGCTCTGAAGGCAATGCTAAGGCTGCAGTTCCTATAACTGGTGcctctctctgttaattattcctTATTTATCCTGTCTATTGCCTGATTTGCATATCTTTGCATGTttgcaggataaataggaaataattaatagagagaaagcaagctatatacaggataaatagaaagtgATTAACAAAGGTAAAGGGTTAACTGTGTGGAGCAGTGGCTAGAgtactgactctggagtcaggaagacccaagttcaaatccagtctcagtggctctgtgaccctgggcaaattacttaaccctgtttgcctcagtttcctcatctgtcaactgaactggagaaggacatgggaaatcactctagaatctttgccaagaaaaccccaacttgggtcacaaagagttggataccacTTTGACATTTGAAGGAGAAAGAACTACAAAGGGAAAGCATaggaattaagaagggttggaaaaggcttcctgtaaataGCATTTTAGTTAAGACTTAAAGAAAACCAGGAAGATCTGTAGTCAGatcagaggagggagagcatttcaggaagGGGAAATGCATGGAGAAAATGTCAGACAAAATGACaagcagagaaaatgcctgggTTGGAGAGGTGAAGTATCTTGTTCTAGggacagccaggaggccagtcaCTGGATAGAATAATACTTGTTGGGCAATAAGAtgtaataagactggaaaggtaaaagTGGGTTAGGTTGTGAATGACTTTGAATTCCAAACacagtattttgtatttgttcctggaggcaaCAGGAAGCCGCTGAAGTGTATTGGATAGAGGAGTGATATAATCAGACCTGCTTCTtaataaaatcattttggtggctgaatggaggatgagaTTTTCTGCAGCAGATCAAccattgtaatagtccaggttTGAGGTGTTGAGGGCTTGTA encodes:
- the LOC100022340 gene encoding leukotriene B4 receptor 1-like; protein product: MGSDESSGEFDFPMALNVVRPVACVVLGLAFILGVPGNLAVVWTVCRKMKTPQPTVLLILNLAAADLLALVTVPFWIHGLTGVWNLGPSACRVLVWLVNGSMFSGVLLVTLLSAERVAALSRPFHLQRWWRRAGTRRVLGLLWVVSLALAAPAPLTADPSSCLNRQFSSGRQLVTLLLLETVAGFVGPFTVIAICSACFRSRLRTLCHPSKRRAGRIVAAVVMAFAGFWLPYHVSNGVSVAAELLEDSSEELADWLRSVAYVGHSASGPLIFLSSCINPLLYAFASRRSGGLRGLAALFTRMVPTFDSDGAHNEASQSGGGSASDQPVALNRRDSASGSPPNSSRVPKSEAGGSPAARQITREGL